The proteins below come from a single Candidozyma auris chromosome 3, complete sequence genomic window:
- the SAS2 gene encoding histone acetyltransferase codes for MSALPTESKSSKGSVGGTRSQAGDEYGVLSNPNIGSVVFGDYVFQTWYGNGAYFASSGDQELGIDTIKSNASSSRRKTPQASSDGIWLAQLYVCEHCFKYSSDAQKMTLHRTLCPLKKPFPPLGKLVYSDTRAPYLIKQVRGYTHELFCQNLSLFGKLFLEDKSVYYNVECFEFYILYGFDPEDEEISGSVLRKYFKPMGFFSREINSWDADNNLACICIFPPYQRLHLGQLLIEFSYALASVTPHMARSGPEYPLSPYGRISYLRFWAKKLASVITTDYATKDKVTLVQLGNATGFRKEDILLALEYMEILEEDPENGKVFLKVANVQEWCRKNHFDSTIHQQKLNPDCLLL; via the coding sequence ATGAGTGCCCTACCGACTGAATCCAAGTCTTCCAAAGGGTCTGTTGGCGGCACCAGACTGCAAGCAGGCGACGAATACGGCGTTTTGAGTAATCCAAACATCGGGCTGGTCGTGTTCGGCGACTACGTGTTCCAAACATGGTACGGAAACGGCGCCTATTTTGCGTCAAGCGGCGACCAGGAATTGGGTATCGATACTATAAAGCTGAATgctctgctgctgaggagaaAGACTCCTCAGGCTTCTTCGGATGGTATCTGGCTCGCCCAGCTATATGTATGCGAGCACTGCTTTAAGTACTCATCTGACGCCCAAAAGATGACGCTCCATAGAACACTATGTCCGCTTAAGAAGCCGTTTCCTCCCTTGGGTAAGCTAGTGTACTCAGATACGAGAGCACCGTACCTAATCAAACAGGTTCGGGGCTACACCCATGAGCTTTTCTGTCAAAATCTTTCCCTCTTTGGCAAGTTGTTTCTTGAGGACAAGTCCGTCTACTACAATGTCGAATGCTTTGAATTCTACATTTTGTATGGCTTTGATCCTGAGGATGAGGAAATTTCGGGGTCCGTGCTACGAAAATACTTCAAGCCAATGGGTTTTTTCTCCCGTGAGATCAACTCCTGGGACGCTGACAATAACCTTGCTTGTATTTGCATATTCCCTCCTTATCAGCGACTACACTTGGGACAGCTTCTCATCGAATTTCTGTACGCTTTAGCGTCAGTGACCCCCCATATGGCCCGTCTGGGACCAGAATATCCGCTTTCGCCCTATGGCAGAATCTCCTACTTACGGTTCTGGGCAAAAAAATTGGCCTCGGTCATAACTACAGACTATGCCACGAAGGATAAAGTCACATTAGTGCAATTAGGCAACGCTACGGGGTTCCGAAAAGAAGACATCCTTCTAGCACTCGAGTATATGGAAATTCTAGAAGAGGATCCTGAAAATGGAAAGGTTTTTTTGAAAGTAGCAAATGTGCAAGAATGGTGCCGAAAAAATCATTTCGACAGCACcattcatcaacaaaaattgaatCCAGACTGTCTTCTTCTATAA
- a CDS encoding DNA helicase RAD5, whose amino-acid sequence MEKPRFFKPRSSVKPEPEFTEGKNVPSDPQEESVHDKCASLFVQEDEDEDVLIVEDKTISNGNSQDKTRSASTSQPSMDRSQTGVEEHSTLISSQDSSGSEPRLSQIGFDLFKSQLISIIGDASSKALHYLYKKYFNRPNYIQLATNEYFNGIDLNSIEVASKEKPVKDEVAERQEEIKELYERIRTQAKQDQEELKAKSWQKYIGTLCLEAWATRPYLRSLKYKQPLVIKRLIPSKIKRSSKVQAKFGDSAVIRLYTAGSDNREIGRLPEDITRILSPLIDLDLAHFEATVMMDTGSRLSIGDSFYISIRCFLNNNTFINHDNYVGSEESDESAMKKRKVAKGVGFSYAQETDGEAALRLKQKSISRLFDKLQIAPYDEKKPSSDELVVLDDASPEDSVKQESAPVDELSLDQLKDFYTSNQHSDYLNDLPETTVPPGDNFKLELRSYQKHGLSWMLAREKEIDVLEALSTTDGEVFSTQKRHAIRQDDGVVNPLWSKFKWPVDPQASEPETGDEDGEFFYANLYNGEMSKDKPMMKSFMRGGILADEMGLGKTISTLALIHSVPYDTSAIQFEPPRYASKSTLIVVPMSLLSQWKSEFDRSNNNKNHRCYVYYGDTVQADFSQTLCGRNTNIPIVVLTTYGTVQNEWARFNKMRDENGNLPKLGLYSVEFFRIVLDEGHTIRNRTTKTAKSVHELESRRKWVLTGTPVVNRLDDIFSIVKFLKLDPWSNFSYWKTFVTLPFEQKKFNQTLDVVKSILQPIFLRRTKNMKSKDGQPLISLPDKEVIIQELEFSKREQLFYDFFKSRAFQSFKEGMKSGDLLKKYTQILTHILRLRQICCHADLVSGSDELDETWAQELASFEEPSKNERFQSDTKMRQAMYALYKRIDIPNSECSICTQSPISVGEMVVTECGHSFCFHCLKEHIYFQTKNENDPLCPDCRGSISIYRLFKLRSKETDKKEVRFHTNEDVDDPSSKYDFQLYHYDPDKVSTKIEALISHLLALKDQSPGEQVVVFSQFSTYLDLIENELKVLATNYDDFEIYKFDGRLSMNDREKILSSFTAERKIRGKIVVLLLSLKAGGVGLNLTCANRAFMMDPWWSPSIEDQAIDRIHRIGQAQNVKVVRFIVKNSIEMKMLRIQERKRMMGEAVEVEEEERRKQRIEEIKLLFEE is encoded by the coding sequence ATGGAAAAGCCTAGATTCTTTAAGCCACGGTCCCTGGTGAAACCCGAACCCGAGTTTACAGAAGGAAAGAACGTGCCATCGGATCCCCAGGAAGAGTCCGTACATGATAAGTGTGCTTCGCTTTTCGTGCAagaagacgaggatgaAGACGTCCTAATCGTTGAGGATAAGACGATCCTGAATGGAAACTCACAGGATAAGACGCGTTCAGCCTCGACATCACAGCCATCCATGGACCGAAGTCAGACAGGTGTCGAGGAGCACTCCACACTCATATCGCTGCAAGATTCCAGCGGCTCAGAGCCACGATTATCTCAAATTGGTTTTGATCTTTTTAAAAGCCAGCTCATATCCATCATAGGAGACGCATCCTCCAAGGCTTTGCATTATCTATATAAAAAGTATTTCAACCGTCCCAACTATATACAGCTCGCTACCAATGAGTACTTTAATGGCATCGATCTCAATAGCATAGAGGTAGCCTCGAAAGAGAAGCCCGTCAAAGATGAGGTCGCTGAGAGACAAGAGGAGATCAAAGAGCTATATGAACGGATAAGAACGCAAGCCAAGCAGGATCAAGAGGAGTTAAAAGCTAAACTGTGGCAAAAATATATCGGAACGCTTTGTCTAGAAGCGTGGGCAACGAGGCCCTATCTACGTTCGTTGAAGTATAAGCAACCTTTGGTCATTAAGAGATTGATCCCGAGTAAGATCAAGAGGTCTTCCAAGGTGCAAGCAAAGTTCGGAGATTCCGCTGTTATTCGTTTGTATACCGCTGGAAGCGATAATAGAGAAATTGGACGTCTTCCGGAGGACATTACTCGAATTCTCTCCCCGCTCATAGACTTAGATTTGGCTCATTTCGAAGCAACGGTCATGATGGACACGGGTAGCAGACTCTCAATCGGAGATTCATTCTATATTCTGATTCGCTGCTTTCTCAACAATAACACTTTTATAAACCATGACAATTATGTTGGGAGTGAGGAGCTGGATGAATCAGCtatgaagaaaagaaaggttGCTAAAGGTGTGGGTTTCAGCTATGCTCAAGAGACCGACGGGGAGGCAGCTCTAAGACTTAAGCAGAAGTCTATATCTCGGCTCTTTGATAAATTGCAAATCGCTCCATACGATGAGAAAAAACCATCAAGTGACGAGCTAGTTGTTCTAGATGATGCTTCCCCGGAAGACTCAGTCAAGCAAGAGAGTGCACCAGTTGATGAACTCagccttgatcaattgaAAGACTTTTATACTTCAAATCAACACTCCGATTATTTAAACGACTTGCCCGAAACCACAGTTCCTCCAGGTGATAACTTCAAACTAGAGCTTAGGTCCTATCAGAAACATGGTTTATCTTGGATGCTAgcaagagaaaaagagattgATGTGCTCGAGGCGTTGTCGACCACCGACGGTGAGGTGTTTTCTACACAAAAGCGTCATGCAATCCGCCAAGATGATGGCGTTGTAAACCCACTTTGGAGCAAGTTTAAATGGCCAGTTGATCCTCAGGCTTCTGAGCCAGAGACAGGCGATGAGGATGGTGAGTTTTTTTATGCCAATCTCTATAATGGTGAAATGTCGAAGGACAAgccaatgatgaaaagcttTATGAGAGGCGGGATCCTTGCAGATGAAATGGGTTTGGGGAAGACCATATCCACTTTGGCTTTGATTCATTCGGTTCCGTATGACACTCTGGCTATTCAATTTGAGCCCCCTCGTTATGCATCCAAGTCGACTTTGATCGTGGTACCCATGTCATTATTGTCACAATGGAAGTCCGAATTCGATCGTTCTAATAACAACAAAAATCATCGTTGTTACGTGTACTACGGTGATACAGTACAAGCCGACTTTTCCCAAACACTTTGTGGAAGAAATACAAATATACCCATTGTTGTGCTCACGACATACGGAACTGTTCAAAATGAGTGGGCTCGATTTAACAAAATGCGTGATGAGAATGGTAATTTGCCCAAGCTAGGCCTTTATTCAGTTGAGTTTTTCAGGATTGTTTTGGACGAAGGTCACACCATCCGCAACAGGACAACCAAAACAGCTAAGTCTGTCCACGAATTAGAGCTGCGCAGAAAATGGGTACTTACCGGAACTCCAGTTGTCAACAGGTTGGATGATATCTTCTCAATCgtgaagttcttgaaacTAGACCCATGGAGTAATTTCTCGTATTGGAAAACGTTTGTGACTCTCCCatttgagcaaaagaaatttAATCAGACATTGGATGTCGTGAAGTCGATATTGCAGCCTATATTTCTCAGACGGACAAAGAATATGAAACTGAAGGATGGCCAACCTCTAATAAGTTTACCTGATAAAGAGGTTATCATTCAGGAATTGGAATTCAGCAAGAGAGAACAACTCTTCTatgattttttcaagtcgAGAGCATTCCAATCCTTTAAGGAAGGCATGAAAAGTGgagacttgttgaaaaagtaTACTCAAATTTTGACCCATATTTTGCGCTTGAGACAAATTTGTTGTCATGCGGACCTCGTATCTGGTAGCGACGAGCTTGATGAGACGTGGGCACAAGAGTTGGCAAGTTTTGAGGAGCCTTCTAAGAACGAGCGGTTTCAATCGGATACTAAAATGCGACAAGCGATGTATGCACTTTACAAGAGGATTGACATCCCGAACAGTGAATGCTCAATTTGCACACAGTCACCTATCAGCGTCGGTGAAATGGTTGTGACGGAATGTGGGCACTCATTCTGTTTTCACTGTCTCAAGGAACATATTTATTTTCAAACAAAGAATGAAAATGATCCCTTATGTCCTGATTGCCGAGGATCAATTTCAATCTACAGACTTTTTAAACTAAGGCTGAAAGAGACCGACAAAAAAGAGGTCAGATTCCATACTAATGAGGATGTTGATGACCCTAGTTCGAAGTATGATTTTCAATTGTATCATTATGACCCAGATAAGGTTTCGACCAAGATCGAGGCGCTTATCAGTCATCTTCTTGCGCTTAAAGATCAGTCACCAGGCGAGCAAGTCGTTGTCTTCTCTCAGTTCTCTACCTATTTGGATTTGATAGAGAACGAACTCAAAGTGTTGGCAACCAATTATGACGATTTCGAGATCTACAAATTTGATGGGCGTCTTAGCATGAACGATCGAGAAAAAATCTTGCTGAGCTTCACAGCAGAAAGGAAGATTAGAGGCAAGATTGtagtgcttcttctttcgtTGAAGGCCGGGGGTGTTGGCCTTAACTTGACGTGCGCCAACCGCGCATTTATGATGGATCCGTGGTGGTCTCCAAGTATAGAAGATCAAGCTATTGACAGAATTCACAGAATTGGACAAGCACAAAACGTCAAAGTTGTGCGGTTCATCGTGAAGAACAGCATagaaatgaagatgttgcGCATCCAGGAGAGAAAACGCATGATGGGAGAGGCAGTTGAAGtggaagaggaagagagaagaaagcaaagaatcGAAGAGATCAAATTGTTATTCGAAGAATAA